The proteins below are encoded in one region of Eulemur rufifrons isolate Redbay chromosome 2, OSU_ERuf_1, whole genome shotgun sequence:
- the SLC35F4 gene encoding solute carrier family 35 member F4 isoform X2, with translation MAITGIVMMAYADNFHADSIIGVAFAVGSASTSALYKVLFKMFLGSANFGEAAHFVSTLGFFNLIFISFTPVILYFTKVEHWSSFAALPWGCLCGMAGLWLAFNILVNVGVVLTYPILISIGTVLSVPGNAAVDLLKQEVIFNVVRLAATIIICIGFLLMLLPEEWDEITLRFINSLKEKKSEEHVEDMTDASAHLRGRSRANGTVSIPLA, from the exons ATGGCCATTACTGGCATCGTCATGATGGCGTATGCAGATAACTTCCATGCTGATTCGATCATAGGAGTGGCATTTGCAGTGGGCTCAGCCTCTACATCTGCATTATATAAG gttttgtttaaaatgtttcttggAAGTGCCAACTTTGGCGAAGCTGCACACTTTGTCTCAACCTTGGGCTTCTTCAATTTGATCTTCATCTCCTTCACCCCAGTCATCTTGTATTTCACCAAGGTGGAGCACTGGTCTTCTTTTGCAGCTCTGCCGTGGGGCTGTCTCTGTGGGATGGCAGGGCTGTGGCTGG CCTTCAACATCCTGGTGAACGTCGGTGTGGTGCTGACATACCCAATCCTAATCTCCATTGGGACAGTGCTCAGCGTTCCTGGAAATGCAG CTGTGGATCTCCTGAAGCAGGAGGTGATATTCAACGTGGTCCGCCTGGCTGCTACCATCATCATCTGCATTGGGTTTCTGCTGATGCTGCTGCCTGAAGAGTGGGATGAAATTACCCTCAGATTCATCAACAGtctgaaggaaaagaagagtGAGGAGCATGTGGAGGACATGACTGATGCCAGTGCACACCTGCGAGGCAGAAGCAGAGCCAATGGGACAGTGTCTATACCACTGGCCTAG